Proteins co-encoded in one Malus domestica chromosome 09, GDT2T_hap1 genomic window:
- the LOC139187890 gene encoding uncharacterized protein produces MTQYPLRSILHGPDASQRVMKWALELGQYGLVFQPRTAIKAQALADFVAEFTPSLGNATVRPNDAPEAAESTLATLTPSNKDFWNLHVDGASNYKGSGAGVVLVTPDGSMLEQAITLGFKASNNEAEYEALLAGLRMAKDLAVKKLAIHSDSQLITSQATGEYTAKHPRMAQYLEKVCQQLEAF; encoded by the coding sequence ATGACTCAATATCCCTTACGATCAATATTACATGGTCCGGACgcttctcaacgagtgatgaaatgggcattggaacttggccaatatggTTTAGTTTTCCAACCTCGCACAgcgataaaggcccaagccttggcagATTTCGTGGCAGAATTCACACCTAGCCTAGGCAACGCAACAGTGCGGCCCAACGACGCCCCAGAAGCAGCAGAGAGTACCTTAGCCACACTTACTCCATCCAATAAAGATTTCTGGAACTTGCATGTCGACGGTGCATCCAACTATAAAGGCTCGGGAGCAGGTGTAGTTCTTGTTACTCCAGATGgctcaatgctcgagcaggcgatcactctaggtttcaaagcatccaataacgaagcagagtacgaggctCTACTAGCGggcctccgaatggcaaaagacttggcggtgaagaaactcgcaattcattctgattcccaactaatcaccagccaggctactggggaatacactgcaaaacacccaaggatggcacaatacctagagaaagtaTGCCAGCAGCTTGAAGCATTTTag